In Papaver somniferum cultivar HN1 chromosome 1, ASM357369v1, whole genome shotgun sequence, a genomic segment contains:
- the LOC113296591 gene encoding patatin-like protein 2, protein MATNATIANTQVDRSVSISATNLPPPCEGKMVTVLSIDGGGVRGLIPAAILEFLESKLQELDGEDARIADYFDLIAGTSTGGLLTAMLTVPDKNNRPLFTAKGAVEFYHEHCPKIFPHTAKAIILGPIKSLFGAIAGPKYNGKYLRKILGTLLGDIKLHQTLTNVLIPAFDIKILQPTIFSTHDAKLEPLKNPLMSDVCISTSAAPTYLPAHFFDTVDDNGNSRSYNLIDGGVAANNPTLMAMSHISKEILKENPDFYPIKAMDCRKFLVLSLGTGSAKVEEKFTAALAAKWGILGWLYNNGSTPLIDSFFHASSDVVDIHTSVLFQALKCEKNYLRIQDDSLTGDASSVDISTKKNLESLEEIGKKLLSRPISRSNLETGKFDEIKGEGTNQDALIRFAELLSDERRLRQGQKAH, encoded by the exons ATGGCGACTAATGCTACTATTGCTAACACTCAGGTTGATCGAAGTGTTAGTATAAGTGCTACAAATTTACCTCCACCGTGTGAGGGAAAAATGGTGACGGTTTTGTctattgatggtggtggtgttcgaggtttAATTCCTGCAGCTATACTCGAGTTCCTTGAATCTAAATTGCAG GAACTTGACGGAGAAGATGCAAGAATTGCAGATTATTTTGATCTTATCGCAGGGACCAGTACTGGAGGGTTATTGACAGCCATGCTTACAGTTCCTGATAAGAACAATCGACCGCTTTTCACAGCTAAAGGCGCTGTCGAGTTCTACCACGAACATTGTCCAAAAATCTTCCCTCATACCGC AAAGGCGATAATTTTGGGTCCTATTAAGAGCTTGTTTGGTGCAATAGCGGGTCCTAAATATAATGGCAAATACCTCAGAAAGATACTGGGCACATTGCTTGGGGATATCAAGCTCCACCAAACGTTAACCAACGTCCTTATTCCAGCTTTCGACATCAAAATCCTTCAacccaccatcttctccacacaCGAC GCGAAACTAGAGCCGCTGAAAAACCCATTAATGTCAGATGTATGCATCAGCACATCTGCAGCTCCAACTTATCTTCCAGCTCATTTCTTTGATACTGTGGATGACAATGGAAATTCTCGTTCATATAACCTGATCGATGGAGGTGTTGCTGCTAATAATCCT ACATTAATGGCGATGAGTCATATATCCAAGGAGATACTAAAGGAGAATCCAGACTTTTATCCGATCAAAGCAATGGATTGTAGAAAATTCCTTGTACTTTCATTAGGAACTGGATCAGCTAAAGTAGAAGAAAAATTTACTGCAGCTTTAGCTGCTAAATGGGGGATTTTGGGTTGGCTTTACAACAATGGTTCCACACCCTTGATCGACAGCTTTTTCCATGCCAGCTCTGATGTCGTCGACATTCATACGTCAGTTCTTTTCCAAGCACTGAAATGTGAGAAAAACTATCTTCGGATTCAGGATGATTCATTGACAGGAGATGCATCTTCAGTAGATATATCAACAAAGAAAAATTTAGAAAGTCTTGAAGAAATTGGTAAGAAACTATTGAGCCGACCTATTTCGAGATCAAACTTGGAAACTGGAAAATTTGATGAGATTAAAGGTGAAGGAACAAATCAAGATGCGCTTATTCGGTTCGCTGAACTCCTGTCTGATGAACGTCGGCTTCGACAAGGCCAAAAGGCACACTAG